The following are from one region of the Methanospirillum hungatei genome:
- a CDS encoding response regulator produces METKGDRRLEILLIEDNQNDVELFLNVVDWINMGDQVRVFLDGREALDFLHGKGQYKENSCTLPSVVFIDLKMPLISGHEVLKAIRKDKRTKTLPVVVFTSSDQETDIGETYRSGVNSYVVKPVQFEKYAETIRDLINYWRNVNIPPDQYKFSE; encoded by the coding sequence ATGGAGACGAAAGGAGACAGGAGGCTTGAAATCCTTCTCATTGAAGATAACCAGAATGATGTTGAACTATTTCTGAATGTTGTTGACTGGATAAATATGGGGGATCAGGTCAGGGTTTTCTTAGATGGAAGAGAAGCCCTGGATTTCCTCCATGGAAAAGGACAATATAAAGAGAATTCGTGTACCCTTCCATCAGTGGTATTTATCGATTTGAAAATGCCCCTTATCAGCGGACATGAAGTGCTCAAGGCAATCAGGAAAGATAAACGGACAAAAACACTTCCTGTTGTTGTGTTTACATCATCTGATCAGGAGACTGATATCGGGGAAACCTATCGATCAGGTGTAAATAGTTATGTAGTAAAACCGGTTCAGTTCGAAAAATATGCCGAAACAATCAGGGATCTCATTAATTACTGGAGAAATGTAAATATTCCCCCGGATCAATACAAATTTTCGGAATAG
- a CDS encoding PAS domain S-box protein, whose amino-acid sequence MVEDGEFLNRIRSLLKIYPRGLTISEISQRLKCNRNSVAKYLEILQISGTIEMQQMGAAKVFYLSHRVPLSSLLGFTKEGILVLSSDGRIIQVNERFCRMFDQDNSTVTGMSYDILSDEILNAFHFDNFLRSDSESEHTAVVTFSKYDWRRFFKVKYLKTALDNGRSGLTLIIEDVTLETEMEERLRISEARYRGIVEDQTELICRYDKDGIITFANGAFCRLFQLNQTEVPHHSLFDFMTPHVVQLVREGIGACSCQSPVFETEFEFVLPSGSYRWFHWVNRMLTDENGAVIEYQGVGRDITDRKRSELELLIKSHAMDSSIVPIALLSLDGCITYVNKAFLDLWGYNNLNEVLELPFDNFATGDNFSLPDIVHEQNNSRSPEPSFEVEGVRKDGKKMHLSVTISGVYDEGKKSICHIAYLYDVTHYVQMVRELEIKDTAIAHSYEGMAIITPDDVIMYANPSFKRIFSRVPEGTIIGRSIEWSLSFYPQIIGSVPDIRAALMEKGNYTRVFSDIDDKNLPLVIQVHLSRVLDRYGLHLCTLISVLDITNQRAIEESLALMVDQLEGTVEQMGDPTFIISRERVVVAWNEAMETLTGLKKREIIGSQSYKDLIKTHVPSLPVLVDLFDLPPKELIQVFPQVSRVGNSFYTEAFVPAFHNGKGTYVWAKASPIIDTSGKVIGYIQTIKDMTNWKRAVESVVGKSIT is encoded by the coding sequence ATGGTTGAAGATGGGGAATTTCTTAACCGAATTCGTAGTTTGCTTAAGATTTACCCCAGAGGGCTTACAATTTCTGAAATTTCACAGCGGCTGAAATGTAACCGGAATTCAGTAGCGAAATATCTTGAAATACTTCAGATTTCAGGGACGATTGAGATGCAGCAGATGGGAGCTGCCAAAGTCTTTTATCTTTCACATCGTGTTCCTCTTTCTAGTCTTCTCGGGTTTACCAAGGAAGGGATTCTGGTTCTTTCCAGTGATGGTCGGATTATCCAGGTAAATGAACGTTTCTGCAGAATGTTTGATCAGGATAACTCAACTGTTACTGGTATGTCATATGATATTCTGTCAGATGAAATCCTGAATGCGTTCCATTTTGATAATTTTCTTCGCTCTGATTCTGAGTCAGAGCATACTGCTGTTGTGACATTTAGCAAATATGACTGGCGTCGTTTTTTTAAAGTAAAATATCTGAAAACAGCACTTGATAATGGTCGTTCTGGTCTCACGCTCATTATTGAGGATGTTACTCTTGAGACCGAAATGGAAGAGCGGCTTCGGATCAGTGAAGCGAGGTACCGTGGCATTGTTGAGGATCAAACAGAACTTATCTGTCGATATGACAAAGATGGCATTATAACATTTGCAAACGGTGCATTTTGTCGACTTTTCCAGCTGAATCAAACAGAAGTACCCCACCATTCATTGTTTGACTTTATGACTCCTCATGTGGTGCAACTGGTCAGGGAAGGGATAGGTGCGTGTTCTTGTCAATCACCAGTTTTTGAAACAGAATTTGAGTTTGTTCTCCCATCAGGATCGTATCGGTGGTTTCACTGGGTCAACAGGATGCTGACTGATGAGAATGGAGCAGTGATTGAGTATCAGGGGGTAGGAAGAGATATCACAGATCGGAAGCGTTCAGAGCTTGAACTTCTCATCAAAAGTCACGCTATGGACTCTTCCATTGTTCCAATTGCCCTTTTGTCCCTTGATGGCTGTATTACATATGTTAATAAAGCGTTTCTCGATCTCTGGGGGTATAATAACCTGAATGAGGTGCTGGAGCTTCCTTTTGATAATTTTGCCACGGGTGATAATTTTTCATTACCAGACATCGTTCATGAGCAAAATAATTCCAGAAGTCCTGAGCCTTCTTTTGAGGTGGAAGGTGTCAGAAAAGATGGAAAAAAGATGCATCTCTCGGTTACCATTTCAGGTGTCTACGATGAGGGCAAGAAATCGATTTGCCATATTGCGTACTTGTACGATGTTACTCATTATGTTCAGATGGTCAGAGAACTTGAAATAAAAGATACGGCAATTGCTCATTCATACGAAGGAATGGCAATTATTACGCCTGATGATGTGATAATGTATGCAAATCCATCCTTTAAACGTATCTTTTCTCGAGTCCCTGAAGGTACCATTATTGGGAGATCAATAGAATGGAGTTTGAGTTTTTATCCTCAGATCATTGGCTCTGTCCCTGATATCCGTGCAGCATTAATGGAGAAGGGTAACTATACTCGTGTTTTTTCTGATATTGATGATAAAAATCTACCACTCGTAATACAGGTTCATTTATCGCGGGTACTTGATAGGTACGGGTTACACCTTTGCACTTTGATCTCTGTATTGGATATCACGAACCAGCGTGCCATCGAGGAGTCTCTTGCCTTGATGGTAGATCAACTTGAAGGAACAGTTGAGCAGATGGGTGATCCTACCTTTATAATCTCTCGTGAACGAGTGGTAGTTGCCTGGAATGAGGCGATGGAAACCCTCACAGGTCTTAAAAAACGGGAAATTATCGGCTCACAGAGTTATAAAGATCTTATAAAAACTCATGTGCCATCCTTGCCGGTTCTTGTGGATCTTTTTGATCTTCCTCCAAAAGAGTTGATTCAGGTATTTCCTCAGGTTTCTCGTGTTGGCAATAGTTTTTATACCGAAGCATTTGTTCCTGCATTTCACAATGGAAAAGGGACGTATGTCTGGGCAAAAGCATCTCCTATCATAGATACATCCGGAAAAGTAATAGGATATATTCAGACCATTAAGGATATGACAAACTGGAAACGGGCTGTTGAATCTGTTGTGGGTAAAAGTATAACCTGA
- a CDS encoding 50S ribosomal protein L40e, which yields MARFPEAEARLLNVKICMHCNARNPVRAVSCRKCGYVNLRPKNKDRKA from the coding sequence ATGGCACGTTTTCCTGAGGCAGAAGCAAGACTATTAAACGTAAAGATATGCATGCACTGCAACGCCCGTAACCCGGTCAGGGCAGTCAGCTGTAGAAAATGCGGGTATGTAAACCTGCGTCCAAAGAACAAGGATCGGAAAGCCTGA
- a CDS encoding MFS transporter, translating into MHISDPVLTERRDHRLLFTSLYVAVFTTMLGIGIVIPLLPRFAETLGASGFGIGMIFSSFAVSRAIAMPFFGRFSDTQGRRQIIIIGLFIYALFSLLYVPANSVLELSGIRFLQGVASAMVFPVAMAYIGDIAPAGMEGRYLGTFTSSLFLGMGFGPFLGGIVTDLAGMDMAFICMAGLTGVALITCLVFLPDYRGTRKEQTPIMNLVTHPGLRIPLLYQLMNAFANGTFMVFLPVIAAHIGNLSVGETGMVISVSVLSTALLQRVCGRLADRFDKYVLITVGCIIVALALALVPGFEGLWNYMLFALIMGIGGGISVPAMYALVTITGRDVGQGAAMGTVNMVMSIGMIISPLLCGMIMDNAGITAVFYLSAVIVLISTPVYLSKTRFSMHHNHRFE; encoded by the coding sequence ATGCATATTTCAGATCCTGTTCTGACAGAAAGAAGGGATCACCGGCTATTATTTACTTCATTATATGTTGCAGTTTTCACAACAATGCTTGGAATCGGTATTGTTATTCCATTGCTTCCCCGGTTTGCTGAAACACTTGGTGCATCTGGTTTTGGAATAGGCATGATTTTTTCTTCATTTGCTGTATCAAGAGCAATTGCGATGCCTTTTTTTGGAAGGTTCTCAGATACCCAGGGGAGGCGGCAGATAATCATCATTGGACTATTTATTTATGCATTATTTTCTCTCCTGTATGTTCCTGCAAATTCTGTGCTTGAACTCTCCGGAATCAGATTTCTCCAAGGGGTTGCATCAGCGATGGTTTTTCCGGTAGCGATGGCATATATCGGAGATATCGCCCCGGCTGGAATGGAAGGGAGGTATTTAGGGACATTCACCAGTTCATTATTCCTTGGAATGGGATTTGGTCCGTTTCTGGGGGGGATCGTTACCGATCTTGCTGGAATGGATATGGCTTTTATTTGTATGGCCGGTCTTACTGGTGTAGCGCTCATAACATGTCTGGTTTTCTTACCTGATTATCGGGGTACACGAAAAGAGCAGACACCTATTATGAACCTGGTTACTCATCCGGGTCTGAGAATACCTCTCTTATACCAGTTAATGAACGCGTTTGCTAATGGAACGTTTATGGTATTTTTACCGGTTATTGCAGCTCATATTGGCAATTTATCCGTGGGAGAGACCGGGATGGTAATTTCTGTATCTGTTCTCTCTACCGCATTGCTCCAGAGGGTATGTGGACGGTTAGCAGATCGGTTTGATAAATATGTTCTCATTACTGTTGGATGTATTATTGTTGCACTTGCCCTGGCCCTGGTTCCTGGTTTTGAAGGATTATGGAATTATATGCTCTTTGCCCTGATTATGGGTATTGGAGGAGGAATATCTGTTCCAGCGATGTATGCCCTTGTCACGATTACTGGACGTGATGTTGGGCAGGGGGCTGCAATGGGGACAGTAAACATGGTTATGAGTATTGGAATGATTATATCTCCTCTTCTATGTGGAATGATTATGGATAACGCAGGAATTACTGCAGTTTTTTATCTTTCGGCAGTGATAGTCCTCATCTCAACGCCTGTTTATTTATCAAAAACACGCTTTTCAATGCATCATAACCACCGGTTCGAATAA
- a CDS encoding Holliday junction resolvase-like protein yields the protein MVFSVSSLSLYPDFIILFLIVLIGILVISLIISRKRMVRQAQVLFETWKHDEQDRWHIWIMNEADSRAKIQAEGLFKEWQIREEQKIRQDAVHRSHAVIKGKITEHLVPWFSKFPYNPSDARFLGSPVDFIIFNGLSEGNLNEIVIVEVKTGSSSLSPRERSVARIVEERKIRFEVIRKE from the coding sequence ATGGTTTTCTCTGTATCTTCTCTTTCATTGTACCCTGATTTCATCATCCTGTTCCTGATAGTTCTGATTGGTATTTTGGTTATATCCCTAATAATCTCAAGAAAAAGGATGGTCCGTCAGGCTCAGGTCTTATTTGAGACATGGAAACATGATGAGCAGGATCGATGGCATATATGGATAATGAACGAGGCTGATTCACGAGCAAAAATACAGGCAGAAGGATTATTTAAAGAATGGCAGATTCGTGAAGAACAGAAAATTCGTCAAGACGCAGTGCATCGTTCTCATGCTGTTATCAAAGGGAAAATTACTGAGCACCTTGTTCCCTGGTTTTCAAAATTCCCATACAATCCCTCTGATGCTCGTTTTTTAGGATCTCCTGTTGATTTTATTATTTTTAACGGGCTATCTGAAGGAAATCTGAATGAAATAGTCATCGTTGAAGTAAAAACCGGATCAAGTTCTCTCTCTCCTCGAGAAAGGTCCGTTGCACGAATTGTAGAGGAAAGAAAGATCAGGTTTGAAGTAATAAGAAAAGAATAA
- a CDS encoding response regulator, with product MGGREVVQIIRESDPEVKVLVSSGDLSDPAIVAFAEYGFSGVLTKPYNKTGLDKAIKSVLSPGS from the coding sequence ATGGGAGGAAGGGAGGTTGTTCAAATCATCCGGGAATCAGATCCTGAGGTTAAGGTTCTCGTTTCCAGTGGTGATCTCTCTGATCCGGCAATTGTAGCATTTGCCGAATACGGATTCTCCGGAGTACTGACCAAGCCATATAATAAAACTGGTCTTGATAAGGCAATTAAGTCAGTTCTTTCTCCCGGTTCATAA
- a CDS encoding ATP-binding protein has translation MSQLFKSHGASLINSFTVILLVLLLISVLSITTLWYIDTKNQIESRYLLQKNHTEQTLHQSVIWIDSGIRLYEYSFEPGLKSAMNQYLDAYNTSKGEIGAINLISLKNQFNQTYGGIWDLYIINSDGMIEKTTYKPDLHLNFSHYKSFFKTLSNIRENGDYVVDRTVKGFVKGSPNRKFVYQGTPDKKYILEISRNFEDFIPPETKSSYEELLKTIPELNPDVVAVDLYNVQGEIVTKWNASEVFIPNTPDLQQSILNTFTNKTNTAEIGLKNLQETTYIYLPIHDTRHPSSPMMNLAARVVYSTEKIQRTLVETTIIYLIILLCTLLLSLLAVWQTSKLFSKPVKGLIGDLNLIADGKLDHKIRSTGILELEQIESAINRLVKNLKSSILTLRNQEIQIKNELIQRIQAEENIKVLLSEVQEKEQEIKNSEQRYRSVVETQNEYICRYTPDGTHIFANEAYCRLFGKKCVNILGTKLSLKIPADEIAEVREHFSSLTPDHPVGLNEHHIILPNGESRYIQWVDQAFFSDDGTVIEYQSVGRDLTELKKLEKSLHESDALYRETVNAMDDGIFVTDKTQTIIIHNIWKKGRKEGLIKPLKDFTGKSLFSILTYLNEPDYLNYEYVFHTGNIFVSEKTLNQNDQMTIETKIIPIFDDGQVTTVVTIIRDISARKQAEKALQKLNRDLEEIIWKRTEDLQESLDELDAFAYSVSHDLRAPVRAIDGFSHLLLMKNSDLLNEESKHLIVRIREGVMTMDRLIQDLLRFSRTGRQPLYVIDIDMANLVRGVITELTSQPESRNISVKIFDLPHAKGDTGLIRQVWFNLISNSIKFTPPPTIPDITIGSYEKEKEIIYYIKDNGVGFDMQYADKIFEVFSRLTPSSEVEGTGVGLALVKRIIIRHHGRIWVQSESGKGTTFYFTMQGTDGDERRQEA, from the coding sequence ATGTCTCAATTATTCAAATCTCATGGAGCCTCTCTGATTAACAGTTTCACGGTAATACTGCTGGTTTTACTTTTAATTTCAGTTCTTTCTATCACTACCCTCTGGTATATAGATACAAAAAATCAGATCGAATCACGATATTTACTCCAAAAAAACCATACCGAACAGACCCTTCATCAATCAGTAATATGGATAGACAGTGGAATCCGCCTCTATGAATATTCATTTGAGCCAGGTCTTAAAAGTGCGATGAACCAGTATCTGGATGCATATAATACTTCAAAAGGTGAGATAGGCGCCATCAATCTCATCTCTTTAAAAAACCAATTTAATCAAACATATGGGGGTATTTGGGATCTTTATATTATTAATTCAGATGGAATGATTGAAAAGACTACATATAAACCAGATTTACATTTAAATTTCAGCCATTACAAATCTTTTTTTAAAACACTAAGCAATATCAGGGAAAATGGCGATTACGTTGTAGATAGAACAGTGAAAGGATTTGTGAAAGGATCGCCGAATAGGAAATTTGTGTATCAGGGAACACCTGACAAGAAATATATTCTAGAAATCAGCAGAAATTTTGAAGATTTCATTCCACCCGAGACAAAATCATCATATGAGGAACTCCTGAAAACGATCCCAGAACTTAATCCGGACGTGGTAGCAGTTGACCTCTATAATGTTCAGGGAGAAATCGTAACAAAATGGAATGCAAGTGAAGTATTCATACCAAACACTCCTGATCTCCAGCAATCTATCCTCAATACATTTACTAATAAAACAAACACAGCAGAAATAGGCCTTAAAAATCTTCAGGAGACAACATATATCTATCTTCCAATTCATGACACACGACATCCATCGTCTCCGATGATGAACCTTGCAGCCAGGGTTGTATACTCTACTGAAAAAATCCAGAGAACACTTGTTGAAACTACAATTATATACCTGATAATCCTGCTGTGTACCCTTTTACTTTCATTACTTGCAGTATGGCAGACCTCAAAATTGTTTTCAAAACCAGTAAAAGGACTTATTGGTGATCTGAATCTAATAGCCGATGGAAAATTGGATCATAAGATCCGATCAACCGGAATTTTGGAACTTGAGCAGATAGAATCAGCAATAAACCGGCTTGTTAAAAACCTCAAATCTTCAATTCTGACTCTTCGTAATCAGGAGATCCAGATAAAAAATGAACTTATACAGCGAATCCAGGCTGAAGAAAACATAAAGGTATTACTGAGTGAAGTTCAGGAAAAAGAGCAAGAGATAAAAAATAGTGAACAACGTTACCGAAGTGTCGTTGAGACACAAAACGAATATATCTGTCGATATACTCCAGATGGAACACACATTTTTGCAAATGAGGCGTATTGTAGACTTTTTGGGAAAAAATGTGTAAATATCCTTGGAACAAAACTCTCTTTAAAAATTCCTGCAGATGAGATAGCCGAAGTCAGGGAACATTTCTCTTCACTTACCCCTGATCATCCCGTCGGCCTTAATGAACATCACATCATTCTCCCAAATGGTGAATCCCGTTACATTCAATGGGTGGACCAGGCCTTTTTTTCTGATGATGGAACTGTTATCGAATATCAATCAGTAGGGCGTGATCTTACAGAACTTAAAAAACTTGAAAAAAGTCTTCATGAATCTGATGCCTTGTACAGGGAAACGGTGAATGCTATGGATGATGGGATATTTGTGACAGATAAGACACAAACCATAATTATTCATAATATCTGGAAGAAAGGGAGGAAAGAAGGATTAATTAAACCTCTTAAAGATTTTACCGGAAAATCTCTTTTTTCAATTTTAACATATCTGAATGAACCGGATTATCTGAATTATGAATATGTGTTTCATACCGGCAATATCTTCGTGTCTGAGAAGACTCTTAATCAGAATGACCAGATGACCATAGAAACAAAGATCATTCCTATCTTTGATGATGGTCAGGTAACAACAGTTGTGACCATTATACGGGACATATCTGCACGAAAACAAGCTGAAAAAGCTCTTCAAAAACTGAATCGGGATCTGGAAGAGATAATCTGGAAACGTACTGAAGACTTGCAGGAATCGCTCGATGAACTTGACGCATTCGCTTACAGTGTTTCACATGATCTTCGAGCACCAGTTCGGGCAATAGACGGGTTTTCACATCTCCTTTTAATGAAAAACAGTGATCTTCTCAATGAAGAAAGTAAGCATCTGATTGTCAGGATCCGTGAAGGTGTTATGACAATGGATCGCCTTATCCAGGATCTATTACGGTTTTCCAGGACCGGAAGGCAGCCATTATATGTTATTGATATAGATATGGCCAACCTTGTCAGAGGAGTAATAACTGAACTGACCAGTCAGCCAGAAAGTAGAAATATTTCAGTAAAAATTTTTGATTTGCCACATGCAAAGGGTGATACCGGATTAATACGACAAGTGTGGTTTAACCTAATCTCGAACAGTATCAAATTTACTCCCCCTCCCACTATCCCTGACATAACGATTGGTTCATATGAGAAAGAAAAAGAAATAATTTACTATATCAAAGACAATGGTGTCGGATTTGATATGCAGTACGCAGATAAAATATTTGAAGTATTTTCAAGACTTACTCCATCATCAGAAGTAGAAGGAACTGGAGTCGGTCTTGCCTTGGTGAAAAGAATTATTATCAGACATCATGGCAGAATCTGGGTACAATCTGAATCGGGCAAAGGAACAACGTTTTATTTCACAATGCAGGGGACAGATGGAGACGAAAGGAGACAGGAGGCTTGA
- a CDS encoding HAD family hydrolase, which produces MAGTDVSQGQGFRFLGVLVDLDNTLYDFGTAKEEACRQVVNAVGTGTVDDLIRAFLFSPYGVESPKAIQTFLTEKGITDPDVFILAVNVYTKAKIESIKAYPGVYETLLKIHTAGLKIGAVTNASLEHASERLLHIQASDFLNCLVTPDSTGLKKPDPAMFLHAASILKIQPHQLCAVGDNLVNDIKPAKQAGMCTIHAEYGNRLPPEFSEGICADFSISSFSDILPILGL; this is translated from the coding sequence ATGGCTGGAACAGATGTGAGTCAGGGGCAAGGTTTTCGTTTTCTAGGAGTCCTCGTGGATCTTGACAACACACTCTACGATTTTGGGACTGCTAAAGAAGAAGCCTGCAGACAGGTTGTCAATGCTGTTGGAACTGGGACTGTTGATGATCTGATTCGTGCATTTTTGTTCTCTCCATATGGTGTGGAAAGTCCAAAAGCTATTCAGACCTTTCTTACCGAGAAAGGAATTACCGATCCAGATGTGTTCATCCTCGCAGTAAATGTATATACCAAAGCAAAAATTGAGTCGATCAAGGCATACCCAGGAGTATATGAAACGCTCCTGAAAATACATACCGCTGGCCTAAAAATTGGAGCAGTCACGAATGCCAGCTTAGAGCATGCTTCTGAACGATTACTCCATATACAGGCATCTGATTTTTTAAACTGCCTTGTAACTCCCGATAGCACCGGTTTAAAAAAACCTGATCCTGCAATGTTCCTCCATGCTGCATCAATTCTGAAAATTCAGCCACATCAGCTCTGTGCAGTTGGAGATAATCTGGTAAATGACATTAAGCCGGCAAAACAGGCAGGAATGTGCACCATACATGCAGAATATGGAAACAGGCTCCCACCAGAGTTCTCTGAAGGTATCTGTGCTGATTTTTCAATATCATCATTTTCAGACATCCTTCCAATTCTGGGATTATAA
- the rdgB gene encoding RdgB/HAM1 family non-canonical purine NTP pyrophosphatase, producing the protein MRITFVTSNEHKAREAAGILAGLAEIEHVSMDIPELRYDSIAEIAAGKAAYAFSVLKRPVITDDTGLFIPALNGFPGTCAAYVQKTIGNAGILTLMAGFANRSATFETGIAYYDGVRQKVCTGTIDGKIVVPRGCSGFGYDPVFEVDGVTLAEMTEEEKNRISHRAIGLHALRDWLAEELRRDQA; encoded by the coding sequence GTGAGAATTACATTTGTTACAAGTAACGAACATAAAGCACGTGAAGCAGCAGGTATTCTTGCGGGCCTTGCAGAGATAGAACATGTGTCTATGGATATCCCCGAACTCCGCTATGATTCTATCGCAGAAATTGCAGCAGGAAAAGCAGCATATGCATTTTCTGTCCTGAAGCGGCCGGTTATTACCGATGATACCGGGCTTTTCATACCGGCACTCAACGGCTTTCCCGGAACATGCGCTGCATATGTCCAGAAGACTATCGGGAATGCCGGAATTCTTACCCTTATGGCAGGATTTGCAAACAGATCTGCAACATTTGAAACAGGAATCGCCTATTACGACGGTGTGCGTCAAAAGGTATGCACCGGAACAATTGATGGAAAAATAGTGGTTCCCCGGGGATGTAGTGGATTTGGATATGATCCAGTCTTTGAAGTGGATGGAGTAACTTTGGCTGAGATGACTGAAGAAGAAAAAAACAGGATATCTCACCGAGCAATCGGACTCCATGCATTGCGGGACTGGCTGGCAGAAGAGTTGAGGAGAGACCAGGCATAA
- a CDS encoding putative phosphothreonine lyase domain-containg protein yields the protein MNAAETDELAESAYAIFELFFGSQLHMRKKSLSRIVESGEPFEDLFSEIFTDFSSMYPEIVEILIEQFNSPDEIFRMIREGEGVIPSKTFQARWIEQDSPHVDGKAADIEKAGKWLVFLPMDVVDDVWRQIRDLTWEGKLGLSAKVSTAKPDPDARDDRKVIYVYTADWEDESDVMRVREELRKIGITDRIGYKRNIETFKGEYSARGKKVTFYSA from the coding sequence ATGAACGCAGCTGAAACTGATGAACTTGCGGAGAGCGCATATGCCATTTTTGAGCTCTTTTTCGGAAGCCAGCTGCATATGCGAAAAAAATCTCTGTCCCGCATTGTTGAGAGTGGTGAACCTTTTGAAGATCTTTTTTCTGAAATTTTTACCGATTTTTCTTCGATGTACCCTGAAATCGTAGAAATCCTGATAGAACAATTCAATTCACCTGATGAAATATTCAGAATGATCCGGGAAGGTGAAGGAGTCATTCCGAGCAAAACTTTTCAAGCCAGATGGATAGAACAGGATTCTCCGCATGTTGATGGCAAAGCTGCAGATATTGAAAAAGCAGGGAAATGGCTCGTGTTTCTTCCGATGGATGTCGTGGACGATGTTTGGCGGCAGATCCGCGATCTCACCTGGGAAGGAAAACTCGGCCTCTCTGCTAAAGTTTCGACAGCAAAACCTGATCCTGACGCCAGAGATGACAGAAAAGTCATCTATGTTTACACAGCAGACTGGGAAGATGAGTCTGATGTAATGCGTGTCAGAGAAGAACTACGAAAAATTGGCATCACTGACCGGATTGGATATAAGCGCAATATTGAGACCTTTAAAGGTGAATACAGCGCGAGAGGGAAAAAAGTAACGTTTTATTCAGCCTGA